The following are encoded together in the Bacillus sp. V2I10 genome:
- a CDS encoding matrixin family metalloprotease translates to MGSSVGEWNTDARHGVFAWDPAYEIGIYGQKYLKSEASIRFEKSSTDTNDYASEVSECRCTTSDYSNITFWADFGPLSDAHEKETAAHEVGHSFGLGHEDDVPSIMISGPAWLNQTTPVSDDWAGIRARY, encoded by the coding sequence ATTGGCTCTTCGGTAGGAGAGTGGAATACTGATGCTAGGCATGGCGTTTTTGCATGGGATCCAGCTTATGAAATTGGAATTTATGGACAAAAATACCTCAAATCAGAAGCATCCATAAGATTTGAGAAATCTTCAACTGATACTAATGATTATGCATCCGAGGTCAGTGAATGTCGATGCACTACTAGTGATTATTCAAATATTACTTTCTGGGCTGACTTTGGTCCCCTGTCTGATGCTCATGAAAAAGAAACAGCAGCGCATGAAGTAGGGCATTCGTTTGGTTTGGGTCATGAGGATGATGTGCCTTCAATTATGATTTCAGGTCCAGCTTGGTTAAATCAAACAACTCCAGTGTCCGATGATTGGGCAGGTATTCGAGCTAGATATTAA